TCGACTCTGCTCGCGTACTTCTCCAACTCCTCGGCGAGGTCGCGGGCCTGCTCGGCCGAGAGGGTCACGCGGTCGGCGTGGGCCGGCAGGTGGTCGAGTTGCGTGTTGTCGAGTTCGAGTTCGAGCGTGACTGCCTGTGGATTCTTCCGGGGCGCGGTGACGTTCAGCACCGCGAAGGCCTCCTCGGTGAACTCGTGGCTCTCTGCCTCGCCGTCCAGCGTGTCGAAGGTCGTGTAGGCGTTGATCTTCAGGAGTCTGTCG
This genomic window from Salinirubrum litoreum contains:
- a CDS encoding DUF6360 family protein; the encoded protein is MPDRLLKINAYTTFDTLDGEAESHEFTEEAFAVLNVTAPRKNPQAVTLELELDNTQLDHLPAHADRVTLSAEQARDLAEELEKYASRVEAARDEE